One region of Oncorhynchus mykiss isolate Arlee chromosome 8, USDA_OmykA_1.1, whole genome shotgun sequence genomic DNA includes:
- the LOC110530300 gene encoding protein SMG7 isoform X1, with translation MNLCGQYLSRQAEALKADMTDSKLGGAEVWTSRQALQDLYQKMLVTDLEYALDKKVEQDLWNHAFKNQITTLQSQAKNRANPNRSEVQANLSLFLEAASGFYTQLLQELCTVFNVDLPCRVKSSQLGIISNKQTNPSTIVKPQPSSCSYICQHCLVHLGDIARYRNQTSQAESYYRHAAQLVPSNGQPYNQLAILASSKGDHLTTIFYYCRSIAVKFPFPAASTNLQKALTKAIESHDEVKTKWSMSDFIKAFIKFHGHVYLSKSLEKLNNLREKLEEQFQRLIRQKAFSSQQLVHITIINLFELHHLRDFGNEADDQSFSSDEQIGWFQLLGLFMSFLGIMCSQALLNKNRGEEIMGECPLPAIKVSLDWLKLRSTVFQDSAVNKRQYVWPWLVSILNSFQPKEDDVSCASVTPLPEEFELQGFLALRPALRILDFTKGHQGVAVDKEGLPVRARHQRLISLGKWVADNQPGLIQYKFSDSLLLFITDIEELTIEEPQEKDAPVLQESSNGEQTPNEGNMGLKSVLSMGKTQNSVLEIGERPVVTFKENIKPQEQSREPSRNQHHKDAGKERRDFGKGNGVLGKGEQKRDGKRKSEVKKNSHEKAADAGKQVKAQPEMRTPVSEARKTPVTQTQTTCSSQFIPIHHPGAFPPLPSRPGFPSPSYVIPPPVAFSMNPGFTFSTGMSVSGPFLQPVAHPQQPGAQQVQAGKPSHIPYSQQRPAGPGAMNQGPPQGQQGPPQQQPSQAQQSMQQSVQLQALAQQQQQQSPTKPVQPVQLGKSPPHHPGMHQQYMQVDQAGQMWSQHQGQPTMQKMQVPVKQPYYGMPPQDSLKLFEQHPVQTAGQMPMQPQQQSSMDKKMKYPDVKMQDFYWELPYRMGDNRQTVGERMGKRPPPGVFHPDQDNAPRGPPFEDNKSSPLLPPDLLKSLSNFEEEELVFTKPHGFYQALASPLSTAPGRNLFSRMESGAEVMGQSSSLMPLSGFPIQESSYQNSIFSQAYGKNMSPNPKPDAPMLHQEPSLYSLFEGTPWSPSLPASSDHSTPASQSPHSSNPSSLPSSPPTHNHGSIPFSNFGPIGTPDSRDRRMVDRWKLEKTGAVSGFGLDYLPAVSSSTDHRAPENSWHQGNAPSSSWAAQESPMEDSSTVLLDSLKSIWSSSMLQPGPSALEQLLMQQKQKQQRGHGTMNPPH, from the exons ATTCTAAGCTTGGCGGAGCAGAGGTCTGGACTTCAAGGCAGGCTCTTCAGGACTTGTACCAGAAGATGCTGGTGACTGACCTGGAGTATGCTTTGGACAAGAAAGTGGAGCAAGATCT CTGGAATCATGCTTTTAAGAATCAAATAACAACACTACAGAGTCAAGCCAAGAACAGAGCCAACCCCAATAGAAGTGAGGTGCAGGCCAATCTGTCCTTGTTTCTCGAGGCAGCTAGTGGATTTTACACACAA TTACTACAGGAGCTGTGTACCGTGTTCAACGTGGATTTGCCGTGTCGTGTGAAATCATCTCAGCTTGGAATTATCAGCAATAAACAGACCAACCCCAGCACCATTGTAAAACCCCAACCTAGCTCTTGCTCTTATATCTGCCAGCATTGTCTTGTCCACCTTGGCGACATTG CACGATATCGCAACCAAACCAGCCAGGCAGAGTCCTATTACAGACATGCAGCTCAACTTGTCCCCTCAAATG GTCAGCCTTACAATCAGCTGGCCATCCTGGCCTCCTCTAAAGGGGACCACCTCACAACGATATTCTACTACTGCAGGAGCATCGCCGTCAAGTTCCCTTTCCCTGCAGCCTCCACCAACCTGCAGAAAGCTCTCACTAAAGCTATTGAAAG CCACGATGAGGTCAAAACAAAGTGGAGTATGTCAGATTTCATCAAGGCCTTCATCAAGTTCCACGGTCACGTTTACCTGAGCAAGAGTTTGGAGAAGCTCAACAACCTGAGGGAGAAGCTGGAAGAGCAGTTTCAG agGCTGATTCGACAGAAAGCCTTCAGCTCCCAGCAGCTGGTCCACATCACGATTATCAACCTGTTTGAGCTGCACCATCTGAGGGACTTTGGCAACGAAGCAGATGACCAGAGCTTCAGCTCCGATGAGCAAATCGGATGGTTCCAACTTCTCGGCCTCTTCA TGTCATTTCTGGGTATCATGTGTAGCCAAGCATTACTGAATAAGAACCGAGGAGAGGAGATCATGGGAGAATGTCCACTGCCGGCCATCAAGGTGTCTCTGGACTGGCTCAAACTGCGATCCACTGTTTTTCAGGACAGTGCTGTGAACAAACGACAGTA TGTTTGGCCTTGGCTGGTGTCCATTCTGAACAGTTTCCAACCGAAGGAAGATGATGTTTCCTGTGCATCAG TGACTCCACTTCCAGAGGAGTTTGAACTGCAGGGGTTTCTGGCTCTCCGGCCAGCTCTACG GATCCTTGACTTCACTAAAGGCCACCAGGGCGTTGCTGTGGACAAGGAGGGTCTGCCAGTCCGTGCCCGTCACCAGAGGCTCATCAGTCTAGGGAAATGGGTGGCAGACAACCAACCAGG GCTGATTCAGTACAAGTTCAGCGACAGTCTGCTGTTGTTCATCACTGACATTGAGGAGCTCACAATTGAGGAGCCCCAGGAGAAGGATGCCCCTGTGCTCCAGGAGTCCTCCAATGGAGAGCAGACTCCCAACGAGGGCAACATGGGTCTGAAGTCAGTCCTATCCATGGGCAAGACCCAGAACAGTGTGTTGGAGATTGGCGAGAGACCCGTGGTGACTTTCAAGGAGAACATCAAGCCCCAGGAGCAGAGCAGGGAGCCCAGCCGCAACCAGCACCATAAGGATGCAGGGAAGGAACGGAGGGACTTCGGCAAAGGTAACGGAGTGCTGGGAAAAGGAGAGCagaagagggatggaaagaggaagAGTGAGGTGAAGAAGAACAGCCATGAGAAGGCCGCAGATGCAGGGAAACAG GTGAAAGCCCAGCCGGAGATGAGGACACCCGTGTCTGAGGCCCGGAAGACTCCAGTCACTCAGACCCAGACTACCTGCTCCTCCCAGTTcatccccatccaccacccaGGAGCCTTCCCTCCCCTGCCCAGCCGACCAG GTTTCCCTTCTCCGTCTTATGTGATCCCTCCTCCTGTGGCGTTCTCCATGAACCCTGGCTTCACCTTCTCTACAGGCATGTCTGTCTCCGGGCCATTCCTACAGCCGGTCGCCCACCCTCAGCAGCCTGGCGCCCAGCAG GTCCAGGCTGGGAAGCCGTCGCACATTCCATACAGCCAGCAGAGGCCAGCAGGGCCGGGGGCCATGAACCAGGGGCCCCCCCAGGGCCAACAGGGTCCTCCCCAGCAGCAGCCCTCCCAGGCCCAGCAGTCCATGCAGCAGTCGGTGCAGCTTCAGGCTTTGgcccaacaacagcagcagcagtcgccCACTAAGCCTGTGCAGCCAGTACAGCTGGGCAAAAGCCCACCTCACCATCCAGGGATGCATCAG CAGTACATGCAGGTTGACCAGGCTGGCCAGATGTGGAGCCAGCACCAGGGGCAGCCCACCATGCAGAAGATGCAGGTGCCTGTCAAGCAGCCCTACTATGGCATGCCCCCCCAGGACTCCCTGAAGCTCTTCGAGCAACACCCTGTGCAAACTGCTGGGCAAATGCCCATGCAGCCACAGCAGCAGAGCAGCATGGACAAGAAGATGAAGTACCCGGATGTGAAAATGCAGGATTTTTACTGGGAGCTTCCTTACCGCATGGGGGATAACAGACAGACGGTGGGGGAGAGGATGGGCAAGCGGCCGCCCCCAGGGGTCTTCCACCCAGACCAGGACAACGCACCCAGAGGACCTCCCTTTGAG GACAACAAGAGCTCCCCTCTTCTGCCTCCAGACCTTTTAAAAAGTCTATCAAATTTTGAGGAGGAAGAGCTGGTCTTTACTAAGCCTCATGGTTTCTACCAGGCCTTGGCGAGTCCTCTTAGCACTGCTCCAGGAAGAAACCTATTT TCCAGAATGGAGAGTGGTGCTGAGGTGATGGGCCAGTCGTCATCTCTCATGCCCTTATCTGGGTTTCCAATTCAG gAGAGTTCCTATCAAAACAGCATTTTCAGCCAGGCGTATGGGAAAAACATGTCTCCCAACCCCAAGCCTGATGCTCCCATGCTGCACCAGGAACCTtctctgtactccctgtttgaAGGAACTCCATGGTCCCCGTCCCTTCCCGCCAGCTCAG ATCACTCTACACCAGCAAGCCAGTCCCCTCACTCTTCCAACCCAAGCAGTTTACCATCTTCCCCACCCACACACAACCACGGCTCCATCCCCTTCTCTAACTTCGGCCCCATAGGAACGCCCGACAGCCGAGACAGGAGGATGGTCGACCGCTGGAAGTTGGAAAAGACTG GGGCTGTGAGTGGGTTTGGTTTGGACTACCTGCCTGCTGTGTCATCCTCTACAGATCACCGAGCCCCCGAAAACAGCTGGCACCAGGGAAACGCCCCCAGCAGCTCCTGGGCGGCCCAGGAGTCGCCCATGGAAGACTCCTCCACTGTGCTCCTTGACAGTCTGAAG TCCATCTGGTCCAGCTCAATGCTGCAGCCGGGGCCGTCGGCTTTGGAGCAGCTCCTCATGCAGCAGAAGCAGAAGCAGCAGAGGGGCCACGGCACCATGAACCCTCCACACTGA
- the LOC110530300 gene encoding protein SMG7 isoform X2: MNLCGQYLRQAEALKADMTDSKLGGAEVWTSRQALQDLYQKMLVTDLEYALDKKVEQDLWNHAFKNQITTLQSQAKNRANPNRSEVQANLSLFLEAASGFYTQLLQELCTVFNVDLPCRVKSSQLGIISNKQTNPSTIVKPQPSSCSYICQHCLVHLGDIARYRNQTSQAESYYRHAAQLVPSNGQPYNQLAILASSKGDHLTTIFYYCRSIAVKFPFPAASTNLQKALTKAIESHDEVKTKWSMSDFIKAFIKFHGHVYLSKSLEKLNNLREKLEEQFQRLIRQKAFSSQQLVHITIINLFELHHLRDFGNEADDQSFSSDEQIGWFQLLGLFMSFLGIMCSQALLNKNRGEEIMGECPLPAIKVSLDWLKLRSTVFQDSAVNKRQYVWPWLVSILNSFQPKEDDVSCASVTPLPEEFELQGFLALRPALRILDFTKGHQGVAVDKEGLPVRARHQRLISLGKWVADNQPGLIQYKFSDSLLLFITDIEELTIEEPQEKDAPVLQESSNGEQTPNEGNMGLKSVLSMGKTQNSVLEIGERPVVTFKENIKPQEQSREPSRNQHHKDAGKERRDFGKGNGVLGKGEQKRDGKRKSEVKKNSHEKAADAGKQVKAQPEMRTPVSEARKTPVTQTQTTCSSQFIPIHHPGAFPPLPSRPGFPSPSYVIPPPVAFSMNPGFTFSTGMSVSGPFLQPVAHPQQPGAQQVQAGKPSHIPYSQQRPAGPGAMNQGPPQGQQGPPQQQPSQAQQSMQQSVQLQALAQQQQQQSPTKPVQPVQLGKSPPHHPGMHQQYMQVDQAGQMWSQHQGQPTMQKMQVPVKQPYYGMPPQDSLKLFEQHPVQTAGQMPMQPQQQSSMDKKMKYPDVKMQDFYWELPYRMGDNRQTVGERMGKRPPPGVFHPDQDNAPRGPPFEDNKSSPLLPPDLLKSLSNFEEEELVFTKPHGFYQALASPLSTAPGRNLFSRMESGAEVMGQSSSLMPLSGFPIQESSYQNSIFSQAYGKNMSPNPKPDAPMLHQEPSLYSLFEGTPWSPSLPASSDHSTPASQSPHSSNPSSLPSSPPTHNHGSIPFSNFGPIGTPDSRDRRMVDRWKLEKTGAVSGFGLDYLPAVSSSTDHRAPENSWHQGNAPSSSWAAQESPMEDSSTVLLDSLKSIWSSSMLQPGPSALEQLLMQQKQKQQRGHGTMNPPH, encoded by the exons ATTCTAAGCTTGGCGGAGCAGAGGTCTGGACTTCAAGGCAGGCTCTTCAGGACTTGTACCAGAAGATGCTGGTGACTGACCTGGAGTATGCTTTGGACAAGAAAGTGGAGCAAGATCT CTGGAATCATGCTTTTAAGAATCAAATAACAACACTACAGAGTCAAGCCAAGAACAGAGCCAACCCCAATAGAAGTGAGGTGCAGGCCAATCTGTCCTTGTTTCTCGAGGCAGCTAGTGGATTTTACACACAA TTACTACAGGAGCTGTGTACCGTGTTCAACGTGGATTTGCCGTGTCGTGTGAAATCATCTCAGCTTGGAATTATCAGCAATAAACAGACCAACCCCAGCACCATTGTAAAACCCCAACCTAGCTCTTGCTCTTATATCTGCCAGCATTGTCTTGTCCACCTTGGCGACATTG CACGATATCGCAACCAAACCAGCCAGGCAGAGTCCTATTACAGACATGCAGCTCAACTTGTCCCCTCAAATG GTCAGCCTTACAATCAGCTGGCCATCCTGGCCTCCTCTAAAGGGGACCACCTCACAACGATATTCTACTACTGCAGGAGCATCGCCGTCAAGTTCCCTTTCCCTGCAGCCTCCACCAACCTGCAGAAAGCTCTCACTAAAGCTATTGAAAG CCACGATGAGGTCAAAACAAAGTGGAGTATGTCAGATTTCATCAAGGCCTTCATCAAGTTCCACGGTCACGTTTACCTGAGCAAGAGTTTGGAGAAGCTCAACAACCTGAGGGAGAAGCTGGAAGAGCAGTTTCAG agGCTGATTCGACAGAAAGCCTTCAGCTCCCAGCAGCTGGTCCACATCACGATTATCAACCTGTTTGAGCTGCACCATCTGAGGGACTTTGGCAACGAAGCAGATGACCAGAGCTTCAGCTCCGATGAGCAAATCGGATGGTTCCAACTTCTCGGCCTCTTCA TGTCATTTCTGGGTATCATGTGTAGCCAAGCATTACTGAATAAGAACCGAGGAGAGGAGATCATGGGAGAATGTCCACTGCCGGCCATCAAGGTGTCTCTGGACTGGCTCAAACTGCGATCCACTGTTTTTCAGGACAGTGCTGTGAACAAACGACAGTA TGTTTGGCCTTGGCTGGTGTCCATTCTGAACAGTTTCCAACCGAAGGAAGATGATGTTTCCTGTGCATCAG TGACTCCACTTCCAGAGGAGTTTGAACTGCAGGGGTTTCTGGCTCTCCGGCCAGCTCTACG GATCCTTGACTTCACTAAAGGCCACCAGGGCGTTGCTGTGGACAAGGAGGGTCTGCCAGTCCGTGCCCGTCACCAGAGGCTCATCAGTCTAGGGAAATGGGTGGCAGACAACCAACCAGG GCTGATTCAGTACAAGTTCAGCGACAGTCTGCTGTTGTTCATCACTGACATTGAGGAGCTCACAATTGAGGAGCCCCAGGAGAAGGATGCCCCTGTGCTCCAGGAGTCCTCCAATGGAGAGCAGACTCCCAACGAGGGCAACATGGGTCTGAAGTCAGTCCTATCCATGGGCAAGACCCAGAACAGTGTGTTGGAGATTGGCGAGAGACCCGTGGTGACTTTCAAGGAGAACATCAAGCCCCAGGAGCAGAGCAGGGAGCCCAGCCGCAACCAGCACCATAAGGATGCAGGGAAGGAACGGAGGGACTTCGGCAAAGGTAACGGAGTGCTGGGAAAAGGAGAGCagaagagggatggaaagaggaagAGTGAGGTGAAGAAGAACAGCCATGAGAAGGCCGCAGATGCAGGGAAACAG GTGAAAGCCCAGCCGGAGATGAGGACACCCGTGTCTGAGGCCCGGAAGACTCCAGTCACTCAGACCCAGACTACCTGCTCCTCCCAGTTcatccccatccaccacccaGGAGCCTTCCCTCCCCTGCCCAGCCGACCAG GTTTCCCTTCTCCGTCTTATGTGATCCCTCCTCCTGTGGCGTTCTCCATGAACCCTGGCTTCACCTTCTCTACAGGCATGTCTGTCTCCGGGCCATTCCTACAGCCGGTCGCCCACCCTCAGCAGCCTGGCGCCCAGCAG GTCCAGGCTGGGAAGCCGTCGCACATTCCATACAGCCAGCAGAGGCCAGCAGGGCCGGGGGCCATGAACCAGGGGCCCCCCCAGGGCCAACAGGGTCCTCCCCAGCAGCAGCCCTCCCAGGCCCAGCAGTCCATGCAGCAGTCGGTGCAGCTTCAGGCTTTGgcccaacaacagcagcagcagtcgccCACTAAGCCTGTGCAGCCAGTACAGCTGGGCAAAAGCCCACCTCACCATCCAGGGATGCATCAG CAGTACATGCAGGTTGACCAGGCTGGCCAGATGTGGAGCCAGCACCAGGGGCAGCCCACCATGCAGAAGATGCAGGTGCCTGTCAAGCAGCCCTACTATGGCATGCCCCCCCAGGACTCCCTGAAGCTCTTCGAGCAACACCCTGTGCAAACTGCTGGGCAAATGCCCATGCAGCCACAGCAGCAGAGCAGCATGGACAAGAAGATGAAGTACCCGGATGTGAAAATGCAGGATTTTTACTGGGAGCTTCCTTACCGCATGGGGGATAACAGACAGACGGTGGGGGAGAGGATGGGCAAGCGGCCGCCCCCAGGGGTCTTCCACCCAGACCAGGACAACGCACCCAGAGGACCTCCCTTTGAG GACAACAAGAGCTCCCCTCTTCTGCCTCCAGACCTTTTAAAAAGTCTATCAAATTTTGAGGAGGAAGAGCTGGTCTTTACTAAGCCTCATGGTTTCTACCAGGCCTTGGCGAGTCCTCTTAGCACTGCTCCAGGAAGAAACCTATTT TCCAGAATGGAGAGTGGTGCTGAGGTGATGGGCCAGTCGTCATCTCTCATGCCCTTATCTGGGTTTCCAATTCAG gAGAGTTCCTATCAAAACAGCATTTTCAGCCAGGCGTATGGGAAAAACATGTCTCCCAACCCCAAGCCTGATGCTCCCATGCTGCACCAGGAACCTtctctgtactccctgtttgaAGGAACTCCATGGTCCCCGTCCCTTCCCGCCAGCTCAG ATCACTCTACACCAGCAAGCCAGTCCCCTCACTCTTCCAACCCAAGCAGTTTACCATCTTCCCCACCCACACACAACCACGGCTCCATCCCCTTCTCTAACTTCGGCCCCATAGGAACGCCCGACAGCCGAGACAGGAGGATGGTCGACCGCTGGAAGTTGGAAAAGACTG GGGCTGTGAGTGGGTTTGGTTTGGACTACCTGCCTGCTGTGTCATCCTCTACAGATCACCGAGCCCCCGAAAACAGCTGGCACCAGGGAAACGCCCCCAGCAGCTCCTGGGCGGCCCAGGAGTCGCCCATGGAAGACTCCTCCACTGTGCTCCTTGACAGTCTGAAG TCCATCTGGTCCAGCTCAATGCTGCAGCCGGGGCCGTCGGCTTTGGAGCAGCTCCTCATGCAGCAGAAGCAGAAGCAGCAGAGGGGCCACGGCACCATGAACCCTCCACACTGA
- the LOC110530300 gene encoding protein SMG7 isoform X3, whose product MNLCGQYLSRQAEALKADMTDSKLGGAEVWTSRQALQDLYQKMLVTDLEYALDKKVEQDLWNHAFKNQITTLQSQAKNRANPNRSEVQANLSLFLEAASGFYTQLLQELCTVFNVDLPCRVKSSQLGIISNKQTNPSTIVKPQPSSCSYICQHCLVHLGDIARYRNQTSQAESYYRHAAQLVPSNGQPYNQLAILASSKGDHLTTIFYYCRSIAVKFPFPAASTNLQKALTKAIESHDEVKTKWSMSDFIKAFIKFHGHVYLSKSLEKLNNLREKLEEQFQRLIRQKAFSSQQLVHITIINLFELHHLRDFGNEADDQSFSSDEQIGWFQLLGLFMSFLGIMCSQALLNKNRGEEIMGECPLPAIKVSLDWLKLRSTVFQDSAVNKRQYVWPWLVSILNSFQPKEDDVSCASVTPLPEEFELQGFLALRPALRILDFTKGHQGVAVDKEGLPVRARHQRLISLGKWVADNQPGLIQYKFSDSLLLFITDIEELTIEEPQEKDAPVLQESSNGEQTPNEGNMGLKSVLSMGKTQNSVLEIGERPVVTFKENIKPQEQSREPSRNQHHKDAGKERRDFGKGNGVLGKGEQKRDGKRKSEVKKNSHEKAADAGKQVKAQPEMRTPVSEARKTPVTQTQTTCSSQFIPIHHPGAFPPLPSRPGFPSPSYVIPPPVAFSMNPGFTFSTGMSVSGPFLQPVAHPQQPGAQQVQAGKPSHIPYSQQRPAGPGAMNQGPPQGQQGPPQQQPSQAQQSMQQSVQLQALAQQQQQQSPTKPVQPVQLGKSPPHHPGMHQYMQVDQAGQMWSQHQGQPTMQKMQVPVKQPYYGMPPQDSLKLFEQHPVQTAGQMPMQPQQQSSMDKKMKYPDVKMQDFYWELPYRMGDNRQTVGERMGKRPPPGVFHPDQDNAPRGPPFEDNKSSPLLPPDLLKSLSNFEEEELVFTKPHGFYQALASPLSTAPGRNLFSRMESGAEVMGQSSSLMPLSGFPIQESSYQNSIFSQAYGKNMSPNPKPDAPMLHQEPSLYSLFEGTPWSPSLPASSDHSTPASQSPHSSNPSSLPSSPPTHNHGSIPFSNFGPIGTPDSRDRRMVDRWKLEKTGAVSGFGLDYLPAVSSSTDHRAPENSWHQGNAPSSSWAAQESPMEDSSTVLLDSLKSIWSSSMLQPGPSALEQLLMQQKQKQQRGHGTMNPPH is encoded by the exons ATTCTAAGCTTGGCGGAGCAGAGGTCTGGACTTCAAGGCAGGCTCTTCAGGACTTGTACCAGAAGATGCTGGTGACTGACCTGGAGTATGCTTTGGACAAGAAAGTGGAGCAAGATCT CTGGAATCATGCTTTTAAGAATCAAATAACAACACTACAGAGTCAAGCCAAGAACAGAGCCAACCCCAATAGAAGTGAGGTGCAGGCCAATCTGTCCTTGTTTCTCGAGGCAGCTAGTGGATTTTACACACAA TTACTACAGGAGCTGTGTACCGTGTTCAACGTGGATTTGCCGTGTCGTGTGAAATCATCTCAGCTTGGAATTATCAGCAATAAACAGACCAACCCCAGCACCATTGTAAAACCCCAACCTAGCTCTTGCTCTTATATCTGCCAGCATTGTCTTGTCCACCTTGGCGACATTG CACGATATCGCAACCAAACCAGCCAGGCAGAGTCCTATTACAGACATGCAGCTCAACTTGTCCCCTCAAATG GTCAGCCTTACAATCAGCTGGCCATCCTGGCCTCCTCTAAAGGGGACCACCTCACAACGATATTCTACTACTGCAGGAGCATCGCCGTCAAGTTCCCTTTCCCTGCAGCCTCCACCAACCTGCAGAAAGCTCTCACTAAAGCTATTGAAAG CCACGATGAGGTCAAAACAAAGTGGAGTATGTCAGATTTCATCAAGGCCTTCATCAAGTTCCACGGTCACGTTTACCTGAGCAAGAGTTTGGAGAAGCTCAACAACCTGAGGGAGAAGCTGGAAGAGCAGTTTCAG agGCTGATTCGACAGAAAGCCTTCAGCTCCCAGCAGCTGGTCCACATCACGATTATCAACCTGTTTGAGCTGCACCATCTGAGGGACTTTGGCAACGAAGCAGATGACCAGAGCTTCAGCTCCGATGAGCAAATCGGATGGTTCCAACTTCTCGGCCTCTTCA TGTCATTTCTGGGTATCATGTGTAGCCAAGCATTACTGAATAAGAACCGAGGAGAGGAGATCATGGGAGAATGTCCACTGCCGGCCATCAAGGTGTCTCTGGACTGGCTCAAACTGCGATCCACTGTTTTTCAGGACAGTGCTGTGAACAAACGACAGTA TGTTTGGCCTTGGCTGGTGTCCATTCTGAACAGTTTCCAACCGAAGGAAGATGATGTTTCCTGTGCATCAG TGACTCCACTTCCAGAGGAGTTTGAACTGCAGGGGTTTCTGGCTCTCCGGCCAGCTCTACG GATCCTTGACTTCACTAAAGGCCACCAGGGCGTTGCTGTGGACAAGGAGGGTCTGCCAGTCCGTGCCCGTCACCAGAGGCTCATCAGTCTAGGGAAATGGGTGGCAGACAACCAACCAGG GCTGATTCAGTACAAGTTCAGCGACAGTCTGCTGTTGTTCATCACTGACATTGAGGAGCTCACAATTGAGGAGCCCCAGGAGAAGGATGCCCCTGTGCTCCAGGAGTCCTCCAATGGAGAGCAGACTCCCAACGAGGGCAACATGGGTCTGAAGTCAGTCCTATCCATGGGCAAGACCCAGAACAGTGTGTTGGAGATTGGCGAGAGACCCGTGGTGACTTTCAAGGAGAACATCAAGCCCCAGGAGCAGAGCAGGGAGCCCAGCCGCAACCAGCACCATAAGGATGCAGGGAAGGAACGGAGGGACTTCGGCAAAGGTAACGGAGTGCTGGGAAAAGGAGAGCagaagagggatggaaagaggaagAGTGAGGTGAAGAAGAACAGCCATGAGAAGGCCGCAGATGCAGGGAAACAG GTGAAAGCCCAGCCGGAGATGAGGACACCCGTGTCTGAGGCCCGGAAGACTCCAGTCACTCAGACCCAGACTACCTGCTCCTCCCAGTTcatccccatccaccacccaGGAGCCTTCCCTCCCCTGCCCAGCCGACCAG GTTTCCCTTCTCCGTCTTATGTGATCCCTCCTCCTGTGGCGTTCTCCATGAACCCTGGCTTCACCTTCTCTACAGGCATGTCTGTCTCCGGGCCATTCCTACAGCCGGTCGCCCACCCTCAGCAGCCTGGCGCCCAGCAG GTCCAGGCTGGGAAGCCGTCGCACATTCCATACAGCCAGCAGAGGCCAGCAGGGCCGGGGGCCATGAACCAGGGGCCCCCCCAGGGCCAACAGGGTCCTCCCCAGCAGCAGCCCTCCCAGGCCCAGCAGTCCATGCAGCAGTCGGTGCAGCTTCAGGCTTTGgcccaacaacagcagcagcagtcgccCACTAAGCCTGTGCAGCCAGTACAGCTGGGCAAAAGCCCACCTCACCATCCAGGGATGCATCAG TACATGCAGGTTGACCAGGCTGGCCAGATGTGGAGCCAGCACCAGGGGCAGCCCACCATGCAGAAGATGCAGGTGCCTGTCAAGCAGCCCTACTATGGCATGCCCCCCCAGGACTCCCTGAAGCTCTTCGAGCAACACCCTGTGCAAACTGCTGGGCAAATGCCCATGCAGCCACAGCAGCAGAGCAGCATGGACAAGAAGATGAAGTACCCGGATGTGAAAATGCAGGATTTTTACTGGGAGCTTCCTTACCGCATGGGGGATAACAGACAGACGGTGGGGGAGAGGATGGGCAAGCGGCCGCCCCCAGGGGTCTTCCACCCAGACCAGGACAACGCACCCAGAGGACCTCCCTTTGAG GACAACAAGAGCTCCCCTCTTCTGCCTCCAGACCTTTTAAAAAGTCTATCAAATTTTGAGGAGGAAGAGCTGGTCTTTACTAAGCCTCATGGTTTCTACCAGGCCTTGGCGAGTCCTCTTAGCACTGCTCCAGGAAGAAACCTATTT TCCAGAATGGAGAGTGGTGCTGAGGTGATGGGCCAGTCGTCATCTCTCATGCCCTTATCTGGGTTTCCAATTCAG gAGAGTTCCTATCAAAACAGCATTTTCAGCCAGGCGTATGGGAAAAACATGTCTCCCAACCCCAAGCCTGATGCTCCCATGCTGCACCAGGAACCTtctctgtactccctgtttgaAGGAACTCCATGGTCCCCGTCCCTTCCCGCCAGCTCAG ATCACTCTACACCAGCAAGCCAGTCCCCTCACTCTTCCAACCCAAGCAGTTTACCATCTTCCCCACCCACACACAACCACGGCTCCATCCCCTTCTCTAACTTCGGCCCCATAGGAACGCCCGACAGCCGAGACAGGAGGATGGTCGACCGCTGGAAGTTGGAAAAGACTG GGGCTGTGAGTGGGTTTGGTTTGGACTACCTGCCTGCTGTGTCATCCTCTACAGATCACCGAGCCCCCGAAAACAGCTGGCACCAGGGAAACGCCCCCAGCAGCTCCTGGGCGGCCCAGGAGTCGCCCATGGAAGACTCCTCCACTGTGCTCCTTGACAGTCTGAAG TCCATCTGGTCCAGCTCAATGCTGCAGCCGGGGCCGTCGGCTTTGGAGCAGCTCCTCATGCAGCAGAAGCAGAAGCAGCAGAGGGGCCACGGCACCATGAACCCTCCACACTGA